One genomic window of Oncorhynchus clarkii lewisi isolate Uvic-CL-2024 chromosome 5, UVic_Ocla_1.0, whole genome shotgun sequence includes the following:
- the LOC139410059 gene encoding probable G-protein coupled receptor 21: MNSSLDLLDLELLNQSGSPFCLLDMGYSQIFNTCLLEVAIILLLTVLIISGNLVVIFVFHCAPLLHHHTTSAFIQTMAYADLLVGVSCLIPSLSLLHHLKGLDEELTCKVFGYMVSVLKSVSMASLACVSVDRYMAITRPLSYATLVTPCRIRVCILLIWLYSALIFLPSFFGWGKPGYHGDVVEWCAMEWGTKPLFTSFIVALLYVPAAMTVCFTYANIFRICRQHTKEISERRARFSPQESSLGQDGQPQHAPACTDKRYAMVLFRITSVFYLLWLPYILYFLLESAGIYRHPVASFLTTWLAISNSFCNCLIYSLTNSAFRKGLKRLCSFCVQRVDSKNPFGPGPGHGQGPACTRSTCHV, translated from the coding sequence ATGAACTCTTCCTTGGACCTGCTGGACCTTGAGCTCCTGAACCAGAGCGGCTCTCCTTTCTGCCTCCTAGACATGGGCTACTCCCAGATCTTCAACACCTGTCTTTTAGAGGTGGCCATCATCTTGCTCCTCACAGTTCTCATCATCTCTGGCAACCTGGTGGTGATCTTTGTCTTCCACTGTGCTCCACtgctccaccaccacaccaccagcgCCTTCATCCAGACCATGGCCTACGCAGACTTGTTAGTTGGGGTCAGCTGCCtcatcccttccctctccctcctccaccacctgaAAGGCCTGGATGAAGAGCTCACCTGTAAGGTGTTTGGTTACATGGTTTCCGTGTTGAAGAGCGTTTCCATGGCGTCACTGGCGTGCGTTAGCGTGGACCGCTACATGGCGATAACGCGGCCGCTGTCGTATGCTACACTGGTGACACCGTGCCGGATCCGCGTGTGCATCCTCCTCATCTGGCTCTACTCCGCCCTCATCTTCTTGCCCTCCTTCTTCGGCTGGGGGAAGCCTGGCTACCATGGCGATGTGGTTGAGTGGTGTGCCATGGAGTGGGGGACAAAGCCGCTCTTCACGTCATTCATCGTGGCGCTGCTCTACGTGCCGGCCGCCATGACGGTCTGCTTCACCTACGCCAACATCTTCCGTATCTGCCGGCAACACACAAAGGAGATCAGCGAGCGCCGCGCCCGCTTCAGCCCACAGGAGAGCTCTCTGGGACAGGATGGCCAGCCGCAGCATGCGCCGGCGTGCACGGACAAACGCTACGCCATGGTGCTGTTTCGCATCACCAGCGTTTTCTATCTCCTCTGGCTTCCCTacatcctgtacttcctgttggAGAGCGCTGGAATCTACCGTCACCCCGTTGCCTCGTTCCTCACCACCTGGCTGGCTATCAGCAACAGCTTCTGTAACTGTCTGATCTATAGTCTAACCAACAGTGCCTTCCGGAAGGGTTTAAAGCGTCTATGTTCATTCTGCGTGCAGCGTGTGGACAGTAAGAATCCTTTTGGCCCTGGGCCGGGGCACGGACAGGGGCCAGCCTGCACACGCTCCACATGCCATGTGTAG